The proteins below come from a single Burkholderia humptydooensis genomic window:
- a CDS encoding STM2901 family protein, translating into MADNRYSYNGHTNLQPVDLFFWVAVDETQKRLGFYDLAAASATLLGQADVPVPGKFANATKGTSVISIAARKLLPFELKRRLPMIMTVGVQGVRIAFTKNLGAWVGRTIPVVGEVFLATDAAMIMFNTVRMYNAVAEPEDRVF; encoded by the coding sequence ATGGCGGACAATCGCTATTCGTACAACGGGCATACTAATCTTCAACCAGTCGACTTGTTCTTCTGGGTCGCCGTCGACGAGACGCAAAAGCGTCTCGGGTTCTACGATCTCGCCGCCGCCTCGGCTACGCTACTCGGTCAGGCCGATGTGCCAGTGCCGGGGAAATTCGCCAACGCGACCAAAGGCACGTCGGTTATATCGATCGCTGCCCGGAAGCTGCTGCCGTTCGAACTGAAAAGGCGCTTGCCGATGATCATGACGGTAGGTGTGCAGGGTGTGCGCATCGCGTTCACGAAGAACCTTGGCGCTTGGGTCGGCCGGACTATTCCTGTAGTCGGAGAGGTGTTTCTGGCCACGGACGCGGCGATGATCATGTTCAACACCGTGCGCATGTATAACGCCGTCGCCGAACCGGAAGATAGGGTGTTCTGA
- a CDS encoding GNAT family N-acetyltransferase, whose protein sequence is MRIDHAPHLNYPGVSLRPLERADTHAWYAYLKLPHVVEHTSWNLRAREDLLPLFDDDESTSAESNRRLAIVDDGTRELIGTIGFHTISATNRTAEIAYDLAPSHWGKGIARAACACVTAWSFEHCGFVRVQGTVLTSNARSARVLVACGYRYEGLLRSYRMVRGTPGDFALYSRLAAD, encoded by the coding sequence ATGAGAATCGACCACGCGCCGCATCTGAACTATCCGGGCGTCTCGCTTCGCCCACTCGAACGCGCCGACACGCACGCGTGGTATGCGTACCTGAAACTGCCGCACGTCGTCGAGCACACGAGCTGGAACCTGCGCGCCCGTGAAGACCTGCTGCCGCTATTCGACGATGACGAATCCACTTCGGCCGAATCGAATCGGCGTCTCGCGATCGTCGACGACGGCACGCGCGAATTGATCGGCACGATCGGCTTTCACACGATTTCAGCGACGAACCGTACCGCCGAGATCGCCTACGATCTCGCGCCTTCGCATTGGGGAAAAGGCATCGCGCGCGCCGCATGCGCGTGCGTCACCGCGTGGTCGTTCGAGCACTGCGGCTTCGTCCGCGTGCAAGGAACGGTATTGACGAGCAACGCGCGATCGGCGCGCGTGCTCGTCGCTTGCGGCTATCGATACGAAGGCCTGCTGCGTTCCTATCGCATGGTGCGAGGCACACCGGGCGACTTTGCGCTCTATTCGCGACTGGCAGCCGATTGA
- a CDS encoding nucleobase:cation symporter-2 family protein, with protein sequence MQPAPLAPPASQGTDGAESAHDLVYGPDDRPAPTVAFVAALQHLLAILVPIVTPGLLICQALGVASRDTTLIVSMSLVISGFATFVQCKRFGPLGAGLLIVQGTSFNFVGPLIAGGSLMVKQGTPVETVMAAIFGVVIAGSFVEMAVSRILPFVKRLITPLVTGIVVLLIGLTLIKVGLVSMGGGYGAIAKGSFGSAENLTLSGLVLGTIIALNRVPIVWVRSTALVIALALGYLAAAAMGRLDFTGAREAALFQIPTPLHFGLAFSWPLFVPMLIIYLVTSLEAIGDVTATSKISRQPVEGPQWMRRIRGGVLVNGANSLLAGVFNTFPSSVFAQNNGVIQLTGIASRHVGIWIAGMLVLLGLFPVVAGVLQAVPEPVLGGAAMVMFGAVAASGINILAGIRLDRRALLIIAVSLALGLGVSQVPEILTNLPHALRNVLESGVATGGICALVMNWFLPGEGMTRPQDS encoded by the coding sequence ATGCAACCCGCCCCCCTCGCCCCACCCGCTTCCCAAGGCACCGACGGCGCCGAATCCGCCCACGATCTCGTCTACGGCCCCGACGACCGCCCCGCGCCGACGGTCGCCTTCGTCGCCGCCTTGCAGCACCTGCTCGCCATCCTCGTGCCGATCGTCACGCCCGGTCTGCTGATCTGCCAGGCGCTCGGCGTCGCGAGCCGCGACACCACGCTGATCGTGTCGATGTCGCTCGTCATCTCCGGCTTCGCGACCTTCGTCCAGTGCAAGCGCTTCGGCCCGCTCGGCGCCGGCCTGCTGATCGTCCAGGGCACGAGCTTCAACTTCGTCGGCCCGCTCATCGCGGGCGGCAGCCTGATGGTCAAGCAGGGCACGCCGGTCGAAACCGTGATGGCCGCGATCTTCGGCGTCGTCATCGCCGGCTCGTTCGTCGAAATGGCCGTGTCGCGCATCCTGCCCTTCGTCAAGCGCCTCATCACTCCGCTCGTCACCGGCATCGTGGTGCTGCTGATCGGCCTCACACTCATCAAGGTCGGCCTCGTCAGCATGGGCGGCGGCTATGGCGCGATCGCCAAGGGCAGCTTCGGCAGCGCCGAAAACCTGACGCTGTCGGGCCTCGTGCTCGGCACCATCATCGCGCTGAACCGCGTGCCCATCGTCTGGGTGCGCAGCACCGCGCTCGTCATCGCGCTCGCGCTCGGCTATCTCGCGGCCGCCGCGATGGGCCGTCTCGACTTCACCGGCGCGCGCGAAGCCGCGCTGTTCCAGATCCCCACGCCGCTGCACTTCGGCCTCGCGTTCTCGTGGCCGCTCTTCGTGCCGATGCTGATCATCTATCTCGTCACGTCGCTGGAAGCGATCGGCGACGTCACGGCCACGAGCAAGATCTCCCGGCAGCCCGTCGAGGGGCCGCAGTGGATGCGCCGCATCAGGGGCGGCGTGCTCGTCAACGGCGCGAACTCGCTGCTCGCCGGCGTCTTCAATACGTTCCCGAGCTCCGTCTTCGCGCAGAACAACGGCGTGATCCAGCTCACCGGCATCGCGAGCCGCCATGTCGGCATCTGGATCGCGGGCATGCTCGTGCTGCTCGGCCTGTTCCCCGTCGTCGCGGGCGTCCTGCAAGCGGTGCCCGAGCCCGTGCTGGGCGGCGCGGCGATGGTGATGTTCGGCGCGGTGGCCGCGTCCGGCATCAACATCCTCGCCGGCATCCGGCTCGACCGCCGCGCGCTGCTGATCATCGCCGTCTCGCTCGCCCTCGGGCTCGGCGTGTCCCAGGTGCCGGAGATCCTGACGAACCTGCCGCACGCGCTCAGGAACGTGCTCGAATCGGGCGTCGCGACGGGCGGCATCTGCGCGCTCGTGATGAACTGGTTCCTGCCCGGGGAAGGCATGACGCGCCCGCAAGACTCCTGA
- a CDS encoding pectin acetylesterase-family hydrolase, protein MSVRECVERLCVAGLLSVAAVDGQAAAAMQDPSIPYYSWYEVTLPESSGASCGNGTPMRFYINRAQSDNLLYMMEPGGACWDHGTCTETATGAQAGLGAFNPDGIPHNYVNGTVQQSLKSLFLSPLMTRMDLTHILVGEPKVETQEWTQVFVPYCTGDIHMGSAVRSYVSPSGDWRIQHYSGLKNVRVVAQWLVDHGFGKPGRLLVYGTSAGGYGTLGNYATLRSTLQPQMHSSLLDDAGTVFNTRFGADPATYPSVGLYDKVRDEWGMTAPDGMITINSRLTRHFDPGNMGSAYAALSATYPRDRFGYTTYRRDKIIAAYHYRPFVPAVIAAPDDATKDELSLAMFDRELSNLKQVLNPLPNFGYFIPWARDDFMGNHQVTAVSFTGSGIHENGIDADVGTFVADLLNQQDPADVPVMKAYRTEQWSDFTFSTFLAWIDSIFNLTGEAGPISGHRS, encoded by the coding sequence ATGTCCGTACGCGAATGTGTCGAACGCCTGTGCGTCGCCGGCCTGCTGAGCGTAGCCGCCGTCGACGGGCAGGCTGCTGCTGCGATGCAGGACCCGTCGATTCCCTATTATTCGTGGTACGAAGTGACGCTGCCGGAAAGCAGCGGCGCGTCATGCGGCAACGGCACGCCGATGCGCTTCTATATCAACCGCGCGCAATCGGACAATCTGCTCTACATGATGGAGCCGGGCGGCGCATGCTGGGATCACGGCACCTGTACCGAAACCGCGACCGGCGCGCAGGCGGGGCTCGGCGCGTTCAATCCCGACGGCATCCCGCACAACTACGTGAACGGCACCGTGCAGCAGAGCCTGAAGTCGTTGTTTCTGTCGCCGCTGATGACGCGGATGGATCTCACGCATATCCTCGTCGGCGAGCCGAAGGTCGAGACGCAGGAATGGACGCAGGTGTTCGTTCCGTACTGTACGGGCGACATCCATATGGGCAGCGCGGTGCGCAGCTATGTGTCGCCGTCGGGCGACTGGCGGATTCAGCACTACAGTGGCCTGAAAAATGTCCGGGTGGTCGCGCAGTGGCTCGTCGACCACGGATTCGGCAAGCCGGGCCGGCTGCTCGTGTATGGAACGAGTGCGGGCGGCTACGGCACCCTCGGCAACTACGCGACGTTGCGCAGCACGTTGCAGCCGCAAATGCACAGCTCGCTGCTCGACGATGCGGGCACCGTCTTCAATACGCGCTTCGGCGCCGACCCGGCGACGTACCCGTCCGTCGGCCTGTACGACAAGGTGCGCGACGAATGGGGGATGACGGCGCCCGACGGCATGATCACGATCAACAGCCGGCTGACGCGCCACTTCGATCCGGGCAACATGGGCAGCGCGTATGCGGCGCTATCGGCGACCTATCCGCGCGACCGCTTCGGCTATACGACGTACCGGCGCGACAAGATCATCGCGGCCTATCATTACCGTCCTTTCGTGCCCGCGGTGATCGCGGCGCCGGACGACGCGACGAAGGACGAACTGTCGCTCGCGATGTTCGACCGCGAACTGAGCAATCTGAAGCAGGTGCTGAATCCGCTGCCGAACTTCGGCTATTTCATCCCGTGGGCGCGCGACGATTTCATGGGCAACCATCAGGTGACGGCGGTCAGCTTCACGGGATCGGGCATCCACGAGAACGGCATCGACGCGGACGTCGGCACGTTCGTCGCCGATCTGCTCAATCAGCAGGACCCGGCGGACGTGCCCGTCATGAAGGCATACCGTACCGAGCAATGGTCGGACTTCACGTTCTCGACCTTTCTTGCGTGGATCGACAGCATCTTCAACCTGACCGGCGAGGCAGGGCCGATTTCCGGACATCGGTCCTGA